GAACGGCTGTCCCTTCTCGTCTTCGGTGATGTTCACGAACATCACACCGAGCGGCGTTTCCTTACGGATGGTGGTGCCGCGCATGACTTCCGGACGCGAGCGCTTGCCACGGCGGCTCGCGTTCTCCGCCTCCGCACTGAACAGCGCCTTCTTGGTGCGATCGAGTTCGTTCTGCAGCTCGGCCATCGTGCCCTGCAACTCGCCGAGTTCACGCTTGAGCGCCGCGGCCGCATCGGGCGCGGCCTTGTCGCTCTTCGGCGCTTCCGGCGCGCCAGCCGCCTTGGCATCGTCGCGCTTGGCGGCCGCGTCCTGCGTGGCGCCCGTGCTGAGCACCTGGTTGTCACGCGAACCGTCGCGGTACACCGTGACGCCCTTGCACTTCATGTCGTACGCCATCTCGTAGATCGCGCGCACGTCATCCTGCGTCGCGGCGTAACCGAAATTGGTGGTTTTCGAGATGGCCGAGTCGCAATGCTGCTGGAACGCCGCCTGCATTTGGATGTGGTACACGGGCGCGATGTTGTTGGCCGTGTTGAACACTGCCTGCCACTTGAGCGGCACGTCGGCGTGCTTCACGGTGCCCGTTTTGGCGATGCGTTCCATGAGCTCATCGCTGAACCAGCCTTCCGACTTCGCGATCGCCACGAAGTCTTCGTTCACATCGGGCATCATCACGCCGGCCTGATTGCGCATGAACGCCACGGCGAACAACGGCTCGAGACCGCTGGAGCATCCGGCGATGATGGAGATGGTGCCCGTCGGCGCTACCGTGGTCACGTTGCAATTGCGCAGCAGCTGCATGGGGCGAATGCGCTCGCCGTTCTCGTCGCGCGCGCACGTTTCGTCGGGGCCCCAGATGGAACGCGCCCACTCGGGGAATGCGCCACGTTCCTTGGCCAGACGCTCGCTCTCCTTCTTGCCCTCGACATCCAGGAACTCCATGACCTTGCGGCCCATCTCCACGCCTTCCGCACTGTCGTACGGAATGCCCAGGCGCACGAGCATGTCGGCAAAGCCCATCACGCCCAAGCCGATACGACGAATGCGTTTCGAGAGCGAATCAATTTCCGGCAGCGGGTACTTGTTGACGTCGATGATGTTGTCGAGGAAGTGCGTGCTGAGCGCGATATCGCGACGCATCGCTTCCCAATCGACTTCGCCGTTGTTCACGTAGTAGCCGACGTTCACCGAGCCCAGGTTGCACACGTCGTAGGCCAGCAGCGGCTGCTCGCCGCACGGGTTCGTGGCTTCGTACGCACCGAGATGCGGCACCGGGTTGTAGCGGTTCGCTTCGTCGATGAAGAACACGCCCGGCTCACCCGTGCGCCACGCGCCGAGGATCATCTTGTCCCACACGTCGCGCGCGCGGGCCTGACCCGTAACCTGGCCGGTACTCGGATCGAGCAGGTCGTAGCTGCCGTCGACCTTCACCGCATCCATGAACTTGGTGGTGATGCCCACCGAGATGTTGAAGTTCGTGATCTTGGTCAGGTCTTCCTTGCTCGCGATGAAATCGAGCACGTCGGGATGATCGACCCGCAAAATGCCCATGTTCGCGCCGCGACGGGTGCCGCCCTGCTTCACCGCGTCCGTGCTCGCGTCGTACAGCTCCATGAACGAAATCGGCCCCGACGCCACGCCGGTCGTGCTCCGCACCATGGCGCCCTTGCTGCGCAACCGCGAGAAGGAGAAGCCCGTGCCGCCGCCCGACTGATGAATGAGCGCCATGCTGCGCAGAGTGTCATAGATGCCGCTCTGGCCGTTGCTGAGCGCGTCATCCACCGGCAGCACGAAGCAGGCGGAGAGCTGACCCAACGGACGGCCGGCGTTCATGAGCGTCGGCGAGTTCGGCTCGAACCGACGCTGCGTCATCAAGAAGTAGAACTCCTCGGCCACCGCCTGCACAGCCCCGTCGCTCGCGCCGTATCGGCGGTCGGCCTCGGCCACCACCGTGGCCACACGCCAGAACATGTCCTCCGGCTTCTCCACCGACTTTCCGGACTTGTCCTTGACCAGGTATCGCTTGTCGAGCACGGTCCGAGCGTTCGCGGACAGCGTTACCAGTCCTTCCGGTGGCGTGGCGGAGAAGGGCATTCGTGAGACTCCTAACAGTTGGCGTGGGGCGGTGCAAAATGACCGAAACTCGACGTTCTCAAGTGCGTCCTCGAGAACCTGGCGGGGGGCCGAGTGGGCGGGTATGGTGCCTCCGTTCGTGAGGCCGCACAAGTAGTGGTGTAAGTCGTTCCCCGTGAACGCGTTGTACAAGTCACATCACGGATGTGCGACGCGCCGAAAGTTCTCCACCGAGGCCAGCTTTTGTGAGCACCGACGCTGTCACGGCAGAGCGGACACAACCGTTACGTGTCGTCCCAGCTGTCTCGACAGTGCCGACAGCATCGCGCAAGCCATTGAATCGGAAGCGTTTACAGGTCTCCTGTTCAGATCGGCAACGGCAGCATCAACACAGCACGCCGACATGTCCGCCCGCGCTGGAATCACATTCGTACACCGCTCGCCAGAGCGCGCTTGCTTGCAGTCACACCGGAAGCAGGCAATTGCCCGCTATCACGATGTGCGCCGTTCCAGTGACCCATTCCGGTGCACTTCCTTGAGCGCGACATACCGCGCCGCATTGGCCAGCGTCCCCGCCTGCTGCTCGGCGCTCAACTGCCGCACCACCTTCCCCGGCACGCCCACCACCAGCGACCCCGGCGGCACCTGCGTGCCCTCCGTCACCACCGCGCCTGGCCGCGATGATGCTTCCCCGCCCCCACCCGCACGTTGTTCAGCAGGATCGCCCCCATGCCCACGAGCACGCCGTCTTCGAGGATGGTGCCATGCACCACCGCCCGGTGCCCGATCACGCAGTCCTCTCCCACGATCGTCGGCTTCCCTGGATCGGCATGAATCACCGCGCCATCCTGCACGTTGCTGCGTGCCCCGATCACGATGCGCTCCACATCGCCGCGAATCACGGCGGTCGGCCACACACTCACGTCATCAGCGAGCGACACATCACCGATCACGACAGCCGACTCATGAATCCAGAAGCCTGACATAAAAACAGTATGGGGTAGGGAGTACGGTGTATGGAGTACCAACAGCGGGCCGTGTGCTGTGCTTCGCGTTCCTTCGCGGCCCTCCGCGCCCTTCGCGTGAACCACAGAGCCGTCCGCCAGCATCCCACGATCCGCCAGCACACCAACAACGCACAACCCAAAACTCAAAACTCAAAACTCAAAACTCAAAAGTACCCGCCCAACGTCACGTAGAACGCGCCACCGCGTGACACATCGCGCGGCGCTACATAGGGGGCCGCCGCGCCGATGCGCAGGCGATACGGCGTGTCGTACTGCACCGCCAGATCCACCACCAACTCCGCACCCGCCGACGCGAGCCACCCGTCGCGCTCACCCGGTCGTTCGCACACCACGTTTTCAGCACGCGCCAACGAACCCGGACACCACGCCCGCGCCGCATCGCTGAACAGCGTGACCGACATGCGATCCACGAACAGCGTGAATGGACTCGGCAACCGGCGGAACAACACGAGCGGCGCGCGATACTCCACGCCGCCCGCCAGCGCCCGAATGCCACGCTGCGTGCCCGGTGCGACACCGCGCAGCGAGAAGGTGCGTGACGGATCGCCCACGACGACACCGGGCAACAGCTCGGCCGACTGGCCGCTCGTGCCACCCACACTGAACTCGGTCGTCGACGACTCCTGCGCCACACCAATCGTCGCGCGAGTGGCGATCACATGGCGCGAGAAGCCTGGGAGGTTGAGCGGCAGGTAGTGTCGCGCCCCAACGATCGAACGCCAGGCTCCCGAGCCAAGCGCGTCGTCTTCGCGCCAGCGATAGGCCGTGCTGCCGCTCAGCGTGAACCCTTCCTCGACCGAGATACCACGCGCGCCCAGTCGCGCCGTGCTCACACTGCTGCTGGCGAAGAACGAGCCATAGCGCGTGCCGGTGCGCAGCAACGAGTTCGGCGCCCCGAGTGCCGAATCCACATCGCTCGTGAAATCACGCAACTCATACTGTGCACCGAGCGTGGCATTGACCGAGCGGCGTACACGCGGCACGCGCCACGTGCTCGAGCCGGTAATGAATCGACGCCGACGCGCTATGAACCCCAACGTGGCCCCCGAGTCGCTGACCGCGCGAAAGGTGCCATCCCACTCCTGTTGCGCCGACACATCCAAGAGCTGAATACCGAGACCGGCGTACCGATACGATGCGAACGCATCCGTCTCGCGCAACTGCGGCTGAATCAGCGCGCTGGCCGTCCACGCATGCCGTCCGAGAATGTCGACGCCACTGGTGGACGCACCGTACGTCGCGCCGCCGTTGCGCCCTTCACCGACCAACGGCATCCAGTACCGCGGCACCAACTGACGCAGCGGGGCGTACCCCGTAGCCACGGCCGATTCCGCACGACCACCCAGCACGGCCACGTTGGGCACCGAGAGATCGGTCGTGTTCTTCGCGGGATACCACGTGGAGCGAGCCATCACGCCGACCGTGTCGAGCGGCGCCCAGGAGACGTGATAACCGTCGGCGCGATAGAACAACGCCGACACACGTTTGCCATCGGGAGACACCGAGGGATCGAACAGACCGCTGCTCACCGACGACACGACCCGCACGTCGTCTCGCTCCTCGCGCCAGCGCATCGTGTCGACCGGCGCACCTGGCGCGGCGATCGGTGCGGTCTCGAGCTGTGAGCGTCCGCTGCGATCACTCACCCATACGAGGCGTTTGCCATCGGGTGTGAAGCTCGGACTCGCGAACACCCCGCGGGCCCCGGCCACCGCGAGCTGGAGATCGCCGCTCACATCCATCACCACGATGCGCTGCTCGCCGGTGGGGAGCAGCTGTACCGCGGCGATGCGCTGCCCATCGGGTGACCACCGCGGTTCGGCCCATCGCTCCGAGGCAACGTCGGGCGTGATCGGCACGATGCTCTCACCCGTGGCACTCACCCGCACCAGCCGCGTGCGATCGGCGCCGAGCTGTACGGCCACGATACTGCCGTCGGCGCGCACATCGGGCTGCGCCAGTCGCGCACCTTTCGTCAACCGCGTTTCACCGCCGCGATCGGCACCGCGTGAACGATACAGATCGGAGCGCACGACATACGGATCCATTCGCTCCGACTGCGCGAACACCATCGCCCCGTTGTCGTCACCGGGGATCGGCGAGTTCACATCAAGCGTGTTGCGCCACGCGAGTCTGAGTGGCGGCGCTCCGCTGTTCACGCCAACCGAAGCGACGTACACTCCCGACACCTCGCGGCCATTGCTCGCGCTCCACGCCAGCGTGTCGTTCCCGATCCATCGTGGGGCGGCCGCGTACCAACCGTTCGCACTGACGGTGTGCCACGCACGGTCGCCCGGGAGCGCAGCGGTTACGCGTCGCAGCGAATCGGTCATGCGCACGAACAGACTGTCGAACGTGACGCCGAATGCGGCGCGGCTGTTCCTGCTGAGCAGAAATGGCACCACGTTTGCTGCGGTGACATCAACGAATCGCCGCATACTGCCATCGCGCTGCATCGCCGCATCGTGCATCATCAGCGAGCCCCACGCATACGCCGTCTGTCCTCCGGGGAACTGCGACGTAGACAAGCTCCATCGCTGTGGCCCCGGCACAAAGGCATCGCGCACGGCTGACCGCGCAATCATCGGAAAGTCGGTGCTCACGCTGCGTCCGCTGCCGGTGAGCTTCGATTCGTAGTGCACCGCCAAGCCTTCCTTTACCCAGCTCGGCAAGAATGCATTGGGAAAGAACAACGGATTCCGTCCGAACACCGCGCGTCCCAAGGCCCACGCCCCGCGCGCGCGATCGATCTGGAAGATATGCGCCATCTCGTGCGTGATCACCATGCGCAGCCATTCGTCGTGGAAGCGCAACTCCCGTAACGCGATCGGCGGCACCGCGTAGATCACGACGCGATTGGTCGGGAACACCTGCGCGTACCCGTTACTGGCGTCCACGTTGTCGGCGATGAGCAGATCCACCGGGCCCGACGGCGGTGCCAACTCGCGCGACAGCTGCGCGTAGGCCGACTCGGCCAAGAATGCGGCCCGTCGCGCCAATGCCTCCTGGTCGGGACGGAAGTGCACGCGAAAATGCGGCATCGCGATGGTACGCATCGCACCACGCGGATCGACCTGTGCGTTCACGACGGGCGCGCTAGCCAGGAGCATGCCCAGGAGCATGCCCAACAGCATCGCCGTGCGTAGTGCCAGCCGGGAGATCATGCGCATCACGGCTGTAGCACGGGCGCGAAGATCCTGAAGTACCGCTCGAGCCCTACCACCAATCCCTCGGCATACTTCCGCTGAAAGCCGGCATCGCGCATCGCGGCTTCCTGCTCGGGCAACATGAGAAACAATCCTTCGGCCAGCGCCGACGGATACCACGTGGGTCGCGCGACGGCGAGGTTCTGGTAGTGCACGCCAAGGTCGCGCAGGCCGAATCGCTTCATGAGCTCGTCCTGCACGGGACGGGCGAGCGGCTCGCTGTTTTGATGATAGAAGAGCGTACTCGTCCCGTTGGCCGTAAACGGATTCACTCCGTCGGGCAGCGCGTTCAGATGAATGGAGATGAAGGCATGCGCATTGGCGCGGCGGGCCGTGACGCCGCGCTCGGTGAGACCCACCGGTGCCAGCGAGGTGCGCGTCATCACGACGTTCGCGCCGCGCGCGCGCAGCAAGGCCGCGACCTGCTCACCCACCGGAAATACGGCGTCGCCTTCGTAGAGACCGGTCGGGCCGGTCGCACCAGCGGGGGGATGACCAGGGTCGACCGCGATCGTGAGGCCGCGGAGCGGATTCGCCGCATCGATCAGCGGTGGGCGGCGCACGCGCAACACGAACTGCCGACGACTGTCGTCCCAGATCGACTGCCAGCCAAACACCGGTTGCGAGAGCGTCAACGTGATGCGCACGCGATCACTCGTGACCTGATCCCAGCTGATGCGGCGCACGAGCGTGTCGTTGCCGAAGATCGGGGAGATTTCCGGATTGGCCTGCACGCCGTACAGCGTGAGCACCAGCGTGCGTCCATCCGGCTCCACGAGATGCGCCGGGCGATCACCCGTGGAGATGGCAACATCGACCCACTCGGCACTCGGTGTCACGCGAAACCCGCCCGTCACCCGTCGTGGCATCGCGGCGCCTTCGGGGAGCAGGACGAGGTCGTTGTTGTCCACCCACACATCGAGCGTGCCATCGAGGCGGATGCGCGTGTAGCCTTGGGCTCGCCCGGTCACTTCCACGATCGTACCGTTCAACAACATCCACTTGTAGGTGCCGTCCACGATCGTCCGCGCGTTCACCACGCGGTCGGTGTCACTCCCGATCGTCGAGGTACTGCGTAGCATGGCCAGCACGCGCGTGTCCGCCGGAAGCGCGCGTATAATCGGCACCGCCAAGCGCACCGTGTCGGCGCCGCGAATCGCGACCAGCCGCGGAGCACGGGCGCTGTCGGCCAGTAATCGCGCGGCGAGGTCGGTGGAAAACACCGAAGACATGTCGTCGCGATTCGCATCCCCATTGCCATCGCCCGCGGGGACAGTCGGTGCCGCCGTCAGCCCGGTGCCGCGCACCAGCGGCCGCAGTACGCTGTCGCTGCCCTGCACCATCACGATCGCGTTCGCCGGCGCGCGCAGGCTGACCCGCACGTAGTCGTCACGCTTCGCCCACATTCCACGCACCGGCAACACCGAGCCGCTGTCCACGCGCAGCTTGCCCGAACCGGGCAAGGTCGTGCGCACCGGCAGACGCACTTTCACCGTGCGTCGCACCGTGTCGGCCGTGCGCGCCACCACCACGTCGTAGCGCAGCGCGCCGGCCGGCGGATTGGGCAGCCACGCCAAGAAGGCCCCGTTCGGCGCCACGGGAACCGCCTGTCCGTTAATCGTGAGCGACACGTCGCCGGTCCCGATGCTACCTAGCACAAAATTGGAGTCCCGGCTGGTCAGGAGCTGGTTCTCGGCCGGATAGCGCACGCGTACGTCGATCGGCGCACCGCGCACGGCGGGCACGGCGGGCAGCCCGGCCACGATCGCGGGCGGCGCCACCATGGGCGTGGGCGGCGTCACGACGGTGGTCGGACGAGCGCAGGCGCTCACCACGAGCACGGCGCCGAGCAGTACGAGCGAGCTGGGCTTTTGCATCGGTCCGGGATAGTTCATCATCCAGTCGAAGCTGACGGACGTAGCGACAGGCGTCCAGCCGTCAAACCGCCGTCGGCAGTGAGCGTCTTGGAGTAATCTGGGCCCGAACGCACCAAACAAGGGGCGAGTCGGGCACATTTCATCGAACGATTTGACCCATCGGTGAAACGAACCCCATTTTATAACCGTCTACGGTTCAGCCTCCGGAAATAGGGTCGATGCCGACCCTGACCCTGGAATACTGGCAGGGAATACCGGGCTGTAACTCCCGGCGTTCCCGTCCGTACGGACATCTGTCCCCTGTGCGCACCGGCCTGCTCCATGATGCTGTGACCGTTCCCGCCTCACATACTGAACGATTGCCGAGTGACCACCGCGTGGTCACTCGTGTCTTCGCGCTTACCGACGTGGGACGTACTCGGGAGCACAACGAGGACACGTTCCTCGTCGCGGACCTCGAAACAGGGACACCGCTCGATTTCACGTACGGCTACCACGAAATCACCGCCGATCCCCACGGGCTGCTGTTTCTCGTGGCCGACGGCATGGGGGGCGCTGCGTCAGGCGAGCTCGCCAGCAGCATGGCCGGTACCTTGGTGCTCGAGGCGCTGAAGCAGACGTGGAAGGCAGCGGACCCGTCGCCGTCGGCGTTTGCCGAAGCGCTCCGCGATGCCACCGTGCTGGCGAACGCGCGCATCCACCAGCACGCCCGGGAAAATCCCGAGCATCGCGGTATGGGCACCACGGCAACGATTGCCGGCTTGCTGGGCGATCAGCTCTTTCTGGTACAGGTCGGCGACAGCCGCGCCTACATGGTGCGCGACGGCGACGTCCAGCAGCTCACCAAGGACCAGTCGCTCATGCAGCGATTGGTCGAAGCGGGCGAGCTCACCGCCGAGGAAGCCGAGGTCAGCGAGCGCCGTAACATCATCTTGCAGGCGCTTGGCCCCGAAGCGCACGTGACGATCGACCTGACGCATCAGCAGGTCCGACGCGGCGACACGCTGATTCTCTGCAGTGACGGACTGTCGGGTCTGGTACGCGCCGCCGAGATCGCGCGCACGTCGAACGAGGAGCAGGATGTACGATCGATCTGTAAACGGCTGATCGACCGTGCGAATCAGCTGGGTGGGCCGGACAACATTACGGTCGTCGCCGCACGATTCGACGGTGATGCGCTACGCGTCTCCAGCAATGGAGACTCGTTCGGCTACAATACGTTTCCGCTCGCCGGCACGCTCAACGATGACACGCGCGAGCCAGCGCCGGCGTCGCGCGAGGCGAGAGCCACGCTGAAGAGTGACCCCACCCCGAAGTTCGGGACGCCGGTACCGTCGCGCGCAATCCTCGAAGAAGAGTTGGAGCGCGGGCGGCCGTCCGAAGATCAGGCGCTGCTTGGTGCGCCGGAGCCTGTGGTCGAAGAACGACGACGAGCGGTGCAGCCGGTGTTCATGGTGCTCGGCCTCATCGCGCTCATCGCCGTCATCTGGTTCCTGTTCGAACTCTTCGGATAAGCGGCGCGCTACTTCTTGTTGCGCAGCAGTCCGCGTCCCGCCGCCTGCTGCATCACGCGATCTCCACCCCACGCCAGTACGGTGGGGTGTGTCATGCCGAGCTGCGCGACCCAACGCGGATCGCCGAGACCGATGAGAATCACCGAGCGCTGCAGCGCTTCGGCCTGCGCCACCAGCGCATGCACCTGCGCCACCGTTTCCGGTAGCAGCGTGGTCCGCCCCTTCCCCGCCACGTAATCGGCGAACAACGCGATCACGAACGGGCCACCGCTCGCGGGCGTCGGTGCATCGACCAGTCGCGCGTCGTTGCCACCAAGTCGCATCGCCTCAGCGATTCCCGTTCGCTCCACCGACGGACCATCGGCCTGGTGATCGTCGTCGACGATCGCCATTTCCGTTATGGTCCCGACCGGCGGCAGCGGACCATGATCAACCCGAATCACCTTGTCGGCGAGCAACGCGCCCCACGCCGTGTCGGCTCCACTCGGCCGACGCCAATCGTTCGGTGGTGACGCCCACTGCGCCCACTTGAGTCGGCGACGGACCGAATGCTTCACACGTTCCGGTTCGAGCGTGCCATCGTCGTATGCGCGCTCGAGTGCGTTGAGCGCGTCCTCGAGATCACCGGGAGCAAGCAGCACATCGCAGCCGCCGCGCACCGCGAGGACGGCAGTCTCCGCAGCGGTGCGTCCCTCGCGAGCCGCGACCATCGTCATCGTGTCGGCGACGATGAGATTGTCGAACTTGAGCTGCTGCCGGAGCAACCACTGCAGGATCTCGCGCGACAGTGTGGCCGGTACGCGACTCGAGTCGAGCGCGGGATACAGCACATGCGACGTCATCACGCTGGCCACACCGCCAGTGATAGCCGCCCGGAACGGCTGGAGATCCTGCTCCTTGAGCTGATCCGCCGGCGTCTCGACCACCGGCAGCTCGAGATTCGGATCGCGCGTGACGCGTCCCATACCGGGGAAGTGCTTCGCGCAGGCGAGCACGCCTTCCGCCTGACAGGCTTCGATCCACGCGGTCACGAGTTGCGCGACCTTCCGCGCATCGGTGCCCATCGCGCGCGTGCCGATGATCGGGTTCTCGAGCAGCAGATCGAGATCACTCACCGGCGCGAGATTCCAGTTCACGCCCATCGTCCGCGCTTCACGGGCCGTGAGCCGCGCGGCGCGACGCAGCGCTTCGATATCGTCGAGCGACGTGATGGCCGCGAGCGGCGGCAAGCCGGTGGCGCCGGCGAACTGCTGTCCGGCGCCCCGTTCCAGATCGGCCGCGATCAACAGCGGATGACGCGACTTGAGCTGCAGCTCCTTGGCGAGCGCCCGCACGCCATCCTGCTCACCGCCCACGAGCTGAAAACCGCCGACGCCGAGGGCGAGCGACTGCTCGATGAGCGGACGCGTATCGGCAAAGCCGCCCGACGGCGACCAACGGAGCACGGGGATGAGCAACTGCGCAACTTCACGACGGGACTGTTCGCTCATGAGCGACTAACGGACGGCTGGAGTGAGCGAACCGAGGGGACGCGGACCTCGCGCTCCCGTTGCGCTGGGCACATTGCCGGCGCGGCCCGAAAGGTGGAGATAGCCCAGCAGTGCAAACGCCACCGCCTCCTTCGCTTCTCCATCGAAATACAATCCGTCAAAGATACACACCTGAGGCCCGTTTTCCTGCGCCACGGCGCTTTCGATCATACGGACGAGCGTCGGATTGTGGGCACCGCCGCCGGAAAGCACCACATCCTGAACGGGCTCAGGGATGAAGCGGCGATACTGGTCGGCCAACGAACGCGCCGTCAGCGCGGTCGCGGTCGCTACGATGTCGGCAGGTGCCGCTCCCGCCGCCCGGCACTCGTCGATGAACTGCCCGACGTAGGCCCGCGAAAAGAGTTCGCGCCCGGTGCTCTTCGGCGGCGCGTCGCTGAAGTACGGATGCCGCATCGCCGTCGACACGACGGACTCGAGCACCTGGCCGCCGGCCGCGATGAGACCATCGCGGTCATACGGCTGGCCGTCATACAATGCCCGCACTACCGCATCGATGATGACGACACCGGGGCCGGTATCGAACGCGCGAACCGACTGCATGCCGCCGCGCTCGTGCGTGTTCGCCGGCGGCACCACGGTCACGTTGCCGATACCGCCGATGTTCTGCAGCGCGCGCCACTGCGTGTCATGCGCGAACAACATGCAGTCGGCCATCGTGACCAGCGGCGCTCCCTGTCCGCCGGCGGCCACGTCTCGCGAACGAAAGTCCGACACGACATCACAGCCGGTGCGCTCGGCGATGCGCGCCCCATCACCCACTTGCCACGTGCTATGACCCGGCTCGTGCCACAAGGTCTGTCCGTGCGATGCCACCGCCGCGACATCGTGCGCCGTCACGCCGGCGTCGGCCATCGCGGCGAGCGCCGCCTCGGCCATCCAGTCGCCGACGTCGGCGTGCACGCGACAGTACTCGCGCGCGCTTCCCTGCTGCATCGCCTGCTCGAGCCGTGCGCGTTCCTCAGGGCGATACGCACGATGCGTAAACCCCAGCAGGTCACTGTGCACGCGACCGTTCGGCAGGTCGCGAAAGCGTGCCACGGCCGCGCTGATACCGTCGAGCGACGTGCCCGACATCAGCCCGACGAAAATGCGTCCCTGATCGCCCATGATGTCAGGCATCGTCAAACGACCGGCGGCGGTGCGTTCGGCACGACACGTCGCACCACGCCTTGCCCTTCTTCGAGACGGCGCCGTGCGCTTTCCGCATCGATGTGCAGCGCATGCATCACCAACGCCAGTTTCACGCGGCCATCGGCGCGCGCAAGCAACGTACGCGCCGCCTCACGCGGCAGTTCGGTGACTTCCATGACGATGCGCTCGGCGCGGTCCTGCAGCTTCACGTTGGTGGCGCGCAGATCCACCATCAGGTTGCCGTAGCTCTTGCCAATGCGCACCATCGCACCGGTGGTCAGCATGTTGCACACGAGCTTGGTGGCGGTGCCCGCCTTGAGTCTGGTCGAGCCGGTGAGCGCTTCAGGCCCGACGACCGGCAGCATGCAGATGTCCGCCACCGCACGCATCGATGCCGGCGGTTCCGTGCACGCGATGAGCAGTGTACGGGCTCCGAGCTCGCGGGCGCGCGTGAGTGCGCCACGCACGAATGGCGTCGTCCCCGAAGCCGCGATGCCACACACCACATCACCGGCCCGCACGGCGTGCGCGTCCATGACGGCCGCACCCGCCTCGGGATCGTCCTCCGCGCCTTCGATGGGATTGCGCAGCGCACGGTCACCACCGGCGATGATACCGACGACCATGGCCGGGTCGGTGCCGAACGTCGGGGGACATTCGCTGGCATCAAGAACGCCGAGCCGTCCTGAGGTACCGGCGCCCACATACAGCAGGCGGCGGCCGCTCCGAAACGCGGCTTCGATCAATGCGATCGACTCAGCAATCGGCTCGCGCTGCGACGCGACCGCGGCGGCCACTCCCTGAT
This region of Gemmatimonas groenlandica genomic DNA includes:
- a CDS encoding vitamin B12-dependent ribonucleotide reductase, which produces MPFSATPPEGLVTLSANARTVLDKRYLVKDKSGKSVEKPEDMFWRVATVVAEADRRYGASDGAVQAVAEEFYFLMTQRRFEPNSPTLMNAGRPLGQLSACFVLPVDDALSNGQSGIYDTLRSMALIHQSGGGTGFSFSRLRSKGAMVRSTTGVASGPISFMELYDASTDAVKQGGTRRGANMGILRVDHPDVLDFIASKEDLTKITNFNISVGITTKFMDAVKVDGSYDLLDPSTGQVTGQARARDVWDKMILGAWRTGEPGVFFIDEANRYNPVPHLGAYEATNPCGEQPLLAYDVCNLGSVNVGYYVNNGEVDWEAMRRDIALSTHFLDNIIDVNKYPLPEIDSLSKRIRRIGLGVMGFADMLVRLGIPYDSAEGVEMGRKVMEFLDVEGKKESERLAKERGAFPEWARSIWGPDETCARDENGERIRPMQLLRNCNVTTVAPTGTISIIAGCSSGLEPLFAVAFMRNQAGVMMPDVNEDFVAIAKSEGWFSDELMERIAKTGTVKHADVPLKWQAVFNTANNIAPVYHIQMQAAFQQHCDSAISKTTNFGYAATQDDVRAIYEMAYDMKCKGVTVYRDGSRDNQVLSTGATQDAAAKRDDAKAAGAPEAPKSDKAAPDAAAALKRELGELQGTMAELQNELDRTKKALFSAEAENASRRGKRSRPEVMRGTTIRKETPLGVMFVNITEDEKGQPFEVFLNLGKAGGSAMADAEAIGRLISLALRSGISLQEIHRQLRGISSDRAVGLGPNKVLSLPDAVGIALEQWWRDKQGVQTDLLAGGAQAGLPTPVSSMMPPMPTPAAGVPITRPPMTNGAEQMQPIEFGSGGGEVFMGTCPDCGSQLEFAEGCVKCHVCGFSECG
- a CDS encoding gamma carbonic anhydrase family protein is translated as MSGFWIHESAVVIGDVSLADDVSVWPTAVIRGDVERIVIGARSNVQDGAVIHADPGKPTIVGEDCVIGHRAVVHGTILEDGVLVGMGAILLNNVRVGAGKHHRGQARW
- a CDS encoding PD40 domain-containing protein; protein product: MISRLALRTAMLLGMLLGMLLASAPVVNAQVDPRGAMRTIAMPHFRVHFRPDQEALARRAAFLAESAYAQLSRELAPPSGPVDLLIADNVDASNGYAQVFPTNRVVIYAVPPIALRELRFHDEWLRMVITHEMAHIFQIDRARGAWALGRAVFGRNPLFFPNAFLPSWVKEGLAVHYESKLTGSGRSVSTDFPMIARSAVRDAFVPGPQRWSLSTSQFPGGQTAYAWGSLMMHDAAMQRDGSMRRFVDVTAANVVPFLLSRNSRAAFGVTFDSLFVRMTDSLRRVTAALPGDRAWHTVSANGWYAAAPRWIGNDTLAWSASNGREVSGVYVASVGVNSGAPPLRLAWRNTLDVNSPIPGDDNGAMVFAQSERMDPYVVRSDLYRSRGADRGGETRLTKGARLAQPDVRADGSIVAVQLGADRTRLVRVSATGESIVPITPDVASERWAEPRWSPDGQRIAAVQLLPTGEQRIVVMDVSGDLQLAVAGARGVFASPSFTPDGKRLVWVSDRSGRSQLETAPIAAPGAPVDTMRWREERDDVRVVSSVSSGLFDPSVSPDGKRVSALFYRADGYHVSWAPLDTVGVMARSTWYPAKNTTDLSVPNVAVLGGRAESAVATGYAPLRQLVPRYWMPLVGEGRNGGATYGASTSGVDILGRHAWTASALIQPQLRETDAFASYRYAGLGIQLLDVSAQQEWDGTFRAVSDSGATLGFIARRRRFITGSSTWRVPRVRRSVNATLGAQYELRDFTSDVDSALGAPNSLLRTGTRYGSFFASSSVSTARLGARGISVEEGFTLSGSTAYRWREDDALGSGAWRSIVGARHYLPLNLPGFSRHVIATRATIGVAQESSTTEFSVGGTSGQSAELLPGVVVGDPSRTFSLRGVAPGTQRGIRALAGGVEYRAPLVLFRRLPSPFTLFVDRMSVTLFSDAARAWCPGSLARAENVVCERPGERDGWLASAGAELVVDLAVQYDTPYRLRIGAAAPYVAPRDVSRGGAFYVTLGGYF
- a CDS encoding N-acetylmuramoyl-L-alanine amidase, whose protein sequence is MQKPSSLVLLGAVLVVSACARPTTVVTPPTPMVAPPAIVAGLPAVPAVRGAPIDVRVRYPAENQLLTSRDSNFVLGSIGTGDVSLTINGQAVPVAPNGAFLAWLPNPPAGALRYDVVVARTADTVRRTVKVRLPVRTTLPGSGKLRVDSGSVLPVRGMWAKRDDYVRVSLRAPANAIVMVQGSDSVLRPLVRGTGLTAAPTVPAGDGNGDANRDDMSSVFSTDLAARLLADSARAPRLVAIRGADTVRLAVPIIRALPADTRVLAMLRSTSTIGSDTDRVVNARTIVDGTYKWMLLNGTIVEVTGRAQGYTRIRLDGTLDVWVDNNDLVLLPEGAAMPRRVTGGFRVTPSAEWVDVAISTGDRPAHLVEPDGRTLVLTLYGVQANPEISPIFGNDTLVRRISWDQVTSDRVRITLTLSQPVFGWQSIWDDSRRQFVLRVRRPPLIDAANPLRGLTIAVDPGHPPAGATGPTGLYEGDAVFPVGEQVAALLRARGANVVMTRTSLAPVGLTERGVTARRANAHAFISIHLNALPDGVNPFTANGTSTLFYHQNSEPLARPVQDELMKRFGLRDLGVHYQNLAVARPTWYPSALAEGLFLMLPEQEAAMRDAGFQRKYAEGLVVGLERYFRIFAPVLQP